The genomic DNA CCATGACAACGCTATATGCATCGCCATCGGAAACGACGTGATTGTTGGTTACGACATAGCCGTCTTCGGAAATGAAGAAGCCGGAACCCTGAGCGACCGGACGTTCATGACCGGGGCGCGGGCCACGCTTGCCGGGGCCGCGGCGATCCGGGCGAGCGTCGGGACGTGCATCGCCACGCGGGTCCATGCCGAAATCACGGAAGAAGCGCTTCAGCGGATGATCGTCCGGAAGCTGATCAAACCCGGGAGGGCCCGAGAACTGGCCACTGCCACCGCGATCAGCAGTTTGCTGCACGTCCTTCTTTACACGAACGCTGACGACAGCCGGACGAACCTTCTCAACAAGATCGGCAAAACCCGCAGCCTGCGGTGGTGGCGTTACCTGCACGGCTTCCGCGCGGGCGTCATTGAGCGCACCGAGCGGGCCGGTCGCGACAAAACCACCGGCGAGAACAGCCGATAGTGCAATCGCGGCAACGCCTTTGCGATAGTTGGAAATCCTGGCTCTGGACATTTATTTCTCCTTACGAGCAGCAATCCGGCCGTCCCTGATCCTTCAGGAAACGTGGACCTGTGAAACCTTTATAGAGCGTAAGATAGTCAGGGCTACCTTACCGCTCCGTTTCCACAACATGAAAGTTTCGTAAGGTTACGAATAACAACCGCAGGCGACCAGCGCTTATTTTCCGTCCAGCAGACGCGCGAGTTCCACCTTTTCGCTTTCGGTGAGCGGTTTAGGCGCTTCGCCTGCCTGTTTGCGTCCGCGAAAGGCAACAACCAGCGCGACCGCACCGATCAGAAGCACGGCGACAGGAAAGCCCCACAGAAGCACTGTGCGCGCATTGAGACGCGGCTTCAGAAGCACGAATTCGCCGTAACGGTCGACGATGAAATCCATGACCTGTTCGTCGCTATCGCCTTCTTTCAGCCGGTCACGGACGAGAACGCGAAGATCGCGGGCAAGCTCGGCATTGGAATCGTCGATGGATTCGTTCTGGCAGACCATGCAGCGCAGTTCGCCGGAAATGGTTCGCGCGCGCTTTTCAAG from Brucella anthropi ATCC 49188 includes the following:
- a CDS encoding cytochrome c-type biogenesis protein, encoding MRKRSAFAALLLGAALAIQGTAAFAVNPDEVLSDPALEKRARTISGELRCMVCQNESIDDSNAELARDLRVLVRDRLKEGDSDEQVMDFIVDRYGEFVLLKPRLNARTVLLWGFPVAVLLIGAVALVVAFRGRKQAGEAPKPLTESEKVELARLLDGK